A window of the Rhinoraja longicauda isolate Sanriku21f chromosome 42, sRhiLon1.1, whole genome shotgun sequence genome harbors these coding sequences:
- the LOC144611973 gene encoding uncharacterized protein LOC144611973, giving the protein MAALLRKANPRNPAPVAPRNASLAHKARSVKLTEANKENCPEPVRPEKGATKQGSGLPVPMKKFTVKSVPDFKKLHQNWDRNFQKKQTASKKACTRPVPFNFATSRGAKSTEPMSTKQAICEDTIELSSAVTEEGSSESEESYPVGGNCAMADRVAAAGETILIPDRRSGELPLQEKQDFDPSISSLKIDWSVATKKEKQFDPCQTSSTPIKTKNSDVQTPTREIKPPSMVKGKMEIPQNMTMTPKAGNSNGDFVGNPMALQSILSNVGIDAFSIINDKPSLANGVSVKKNIQNPEQFNLNPGNNKGMALGNASSTVDGRNTFSILCGKTSMISQAPAKNSALRCKYPAQNPFMIGRSSYMPCNRPALPFALGRASCIAKLDTMASEITTPNRILQPLRLYNEVSNRHHFSTKTPAKHKPDGPDANLVEEPSESSSCAASTSVSARFSCTWKPHAKTMQTPDRALRPSNCPFSSTRTPCENAWHPSRMLAPPCSMGATYKYVKWSDVCLAKGKATESSASDNVKDSMDQIVLRLFNDPDDQNEVEKVPEMPSLKQELEGAKSQESPVLMDLKLEKLKKIELLAQLLQKEIQEVKVIEETLTENNSDESVPLLAEGFPKLAGAILQSCPIATASKQAEAEGCLLLSECTELVSNQTSTPVDCSGNIDGVSGAVKDLCTDTRQSEMLLPSTEPLLNLTDTLPTPASCSLLTSAHLLTAGVKFQSPYSSGQAGRGALHLSSVKQRFGELRPGCRKRFQETLLDEEVSCCFARIALSPDRRGDRNCTNPVAKILEQQEVMHFVPIELPPCISSQRDLQQFLLSVWEEQESPAL; this is encoded by the exons ATGGCAGCGCTCTTGAGGAAAGCGAACCCCCGGAATCCGGCGCCGGTGGCTCCCAG AAATGCAAGTCTTGCTCACAAAGCTCGATCTGTAAAACTGACTGAGGCCAACAAAGAAAACTGTCCGGAACCAGTGAGGCCAGAGAAAGGAGCTACCAAGCAAGGCAGCGGATTACCTGTGCCGATGAAAAAGTTCACAGTAAAATCTGTTCCAGACTTCAAAAAGTTGCATCAAAATTGGGATCGTAACTTCCAGAAG AAACAAACAGCAAGCAAGAAAGCTTGCACCCGGCCAGTTCCATTTAATTTTGCAACGTCCAGAGGAGCCAAATCAACTGAGCCCATGAGCACAAAGCAAGCAATCTGTGAAGATACGATAGAGCTGTCTTCGGCAGTAACCGAGGAAGGGTCCTCCGAATCTGAGGAAAGTTATCCAGTGGGTGGCAATTGTGCAATGGCAGATAGGGTTGCAGCTGCAGGTGAAACAATACTAATCCCGGACCGACGCTCTGGTGAACTGCCACTCCAAGAGAAGCAAGACTTTGATCCTAGCATCTCAAGTTTAAAAATTGACTGGAGTGTGGCAACTAAGAAAGAAAAACA ATTTGATCCTTGCCAAACAAGTTCAACTCCAATTAAAACCAAGAACTCTGACGTCCAGACTCCAACACGGGAGATCAAGCCTCCTTCAATGGTAAAAGGAAAAATGGAGATCCCTCAGAATATGACCATGACACCGAAAGCAG GCAATAGTAATGGAGATTTTGTGGGCAATCCAATGGCATTACAGAGCATCCTATCAAATGTTGGAATTGATGCTTTTAGTATTATTAATGACAAACCCAGTCTGGCAAATGGAGTGTCTGTGAAAAAGAACATCCAAAATCCTGAACAGTTCAACCTGAATCCAG GTAATAACAAAGGTATGGCACTGGGGAATGCCAGCTCGACTGTTGATGGCAGGAATACTTTCAGCATCCTCTGTGGCAAAACTAGCATGATAAGTCAAGCCCCTGCGAAGAACAGTGCACTCCGTTGCAAATATCCTGCGCAAAACCCATTTATG ATTGGAAGATCGTCCTACATGCCCTGTAATCGCCCTGCTCTCCCATTTGCCTTGGGCCGTGCTTCCTGCATTGCTAAACTAGATACCATGG CTTCTGAAATAACTACTCCAAACAGGATTCTTCAGCCGTTGAGACTGTATAACGAAGTGAGCAACCGGCACCATTTCTCCACCAAGACACCAGCCAAGCATAAACCTGATGGCCCAGATGCCAACTTG GTGGAAGAACCCAGTGAATCCTCTAGCTGTGCTGCTTCGACATCCGTTTCTGCCAGATTCTCCTGCACCTGGAAACCACATGCCAAAA CCATGCAAACACCCGATAGAGCATTACGACCATCTAACTGCCCTTTCAGCAGTACTCGCACTCCATGTGAAAACGCCTGGCATCCAAGCCGCATGCTTGCTCCGCCCTGCAGTATG GGTGCAACGTACAAGTATGTGAAATGGTCAGATGTTTGCCTTGCAAAGGGCAAGGCTACTGAGAGCAGTGCCTCGGACAATGTGAAGGATTCAATG GATCAGATCGTACTTCGTCTTTTTAATGATCCAGATGATCAAAATGAAGTAGAGAAGGTACCAGAGATGCCAAGCTTGAAGCAAGAACTGGAAGGAGCAAAGTCTCAGGAGAGTCCAGTACTTATGGACCTAAAGCTGGAAAAGCTAAAG AAAATCGAACTTCTTGCTCAACTTCTGCAGAAAGAAATTCAGGAGGTGAAGGTGATTGAAGAGACGCTTACAGAAAACAACTCTGATGAAAGTGTACCCCTCCTCGCGGAAGGATTTCCCAAGCTGGCTGGCGCCATCTTGCAAAGTTGTCCAATTGCCACTGCCTCGAAGCAAGCAGAAGCTGAAGGATGCCTTCTGCTTTCTGAGTGCACTGAACTGGTCTCCAATCAAACATCTACACCAGTGGACTGCTCAGGAAATATTGATGGTGTTTCTGGGGCTGTAAAAGATCTTTGCACAGACACCCGCCAGTCTGAGATGCTGCTTCCTTCCACCGAGCCCCTTCTGAATCTGACGGACACTCTGCCCACACCTGCTAGCTGCAGCTTACTCACTTCTGCTCACTTACTCACAGCTGGGGTCAAATTCCAATCTCCCTATTCTAGTGGTCAAGCAG GCAGAGGTGCGCTGCATCTGTCCAGCGTGAAGCAGAGGTTTGGTGAGTTGCGCCCTGGATGCCGGAAGCGTTTTCAGGAGACTCTGCTGGATGAAGAGGTTTCCTGCTGTTTTGCTCGTATCGCCCTGTCACCTGATAGGAGGGGGGACAGAAACTGCACCAACCCTGTGGCCAAAATACTCGAACAACAAGAAGTTATG CACTTTGTCCCAATTGAGCTGCCTCCTTGCATTAGCAGTCAGAGGGATCTCCAGCAGTTTCTGCTGTCTGTTTGGGAAGAGCAAGAAAGTCCTGCCCTCTAG